Proteins from a single region of Ziziphus jujuba cultivar Dongzao chromosome 1, ASM3175591v1:
- the LOC107410950 gene encoding senescence-specific cysteine protease SAG39, whose protein sequence is MAMTLGRSSIFIALVVLGVWASQATCRTLNEVSMSERHEQWMARYGRTYENNAEKERRFKIFKDNVEFIENFNNAGNRPYKLSVNEYADQTNEEFRASRNGYKRSSNSKSSQTSFRYEDVSAVPSSIDWRKKGAVTPIKDQGQCGCCWAFSAVAATEGITQLKTGKLISLSEQEFVDCDTSGEDQGCEGGLMDDAFEFIIQNKGLATEANYPYKGVDGTCNTNKEASHAAKITGYEDVPANSEKALLKAVANQPVSVAIDASGSAFQFYSSGVFTGECGTALDHGVTAVGYGKADDGTKYWLVKNSWGTSWGENGYIRMQRDVDANEGLCGIAMEASYPTA, encoded by the exons ATGGCTATGACACTGGGAAGGTCCTCAATTTTTATAGCACTTGTAGTTTTAGGAGTGTGGGCTTCTCAAGCCACGTGCCGCACATTGAATGAAGTTTCCATGTCAGAGAGACATGAGCAATGGATGGCTCGCTATGGGCGCACGTACGAGAACAATGCTGAGAAGGAAAGGCGTTTTAAGATATTCAAGGACAATGTGGAGTTCATTGAGAATTTTAACAATGCTGGCAATCGGCCTTACAAGCTAAGTGTCAATGAATATGCAGACCAAACCAATGAAGAATTCCGAGCCTCTCGCAATGGATACAAAAgatcctccaattccaagtcaTCTCAAACATCGTTTAGATACGAAGATGTGAGTGCAGTTCCATCCAGCATAGATTGGAGGAAGAAAGGAGCTGTCACCCCCATCAAGGACCAGGGTCAATGTG GATGTTGCTGGGCATTTTCCGCAGTGGCAGCCACAGAAGGAATTACACAGCTGAAAACTGGGAAATTGATATCTCTTTCTGAGCAAGAATTCGTGGACTGCGACACCAGCGGTGAAGATCAAGGTTGCGAGGGGGGTCTCATGGACGACGCTTTTGAGTTTATCATTCAAAACAAAGGACTTGCCACAGAAGCAAACTATCCTTACAAAGGAGTTGATGGTACTTGTAACACCAATAAAGAGGCTTCCCATGCCGCCAAAATCACCGGCTATGAAGATGTTCCTGCAAATAGCGAGAAGGCATTGTTAAAGGCGGTGGCTAATCAACCAGTCTCTGTTGCAATCGATGCCAGTGGATCGGCCTTCCAGTTCTACTCGAGCGGGGTATTCACTGGAGAATGTGGAACAGCTCTGGATCATGGTGTGACAGCCGTTGGATATGGAAAGGCAGATGATGGAACGAAGTATTGGTTGGTGAAGAATTCATGGGGCACTTCATGGGGTGAGAATGGATACATTAGAATGCAGAGAGATGTTGATGCTAATGAAGGTCTTTGTGGCATTGCCATGGAAGCTTCCTATCCAACTGCTTGA
- the LOC112492816 gene encoding senescence-specific cysteine protease SAG39-like: MAMTLGRSSIFLALVVLGVWASQAKCRTLNEVSMSERHEQWMARYGRTYENNAEKERRFKIFKDNVEFIENFNNAGNRPYKLSVNEYADQTNEEFRASRNGYKRSSNSKSSQTSFRYEDVSAVPSSIDWRKKGAVTPIKDQGQCGCCWAFSAVAATEGITQLKTGKLISLSEQELVDCDTSGEDQGCEGGLMDDAFEFIIQNKGLATEANYPYKGVDGTCNTNKEASHAAKITGYEDVPANSEKALLKAVANQPVSVAIDASGSAFQFYSSGVFTGECGTALDHGVTAVGYGKADDGTKYWLVKNSWGTSWGENGYIRMQRDVDANEGLCGIAMEASYPTA, from the exons ATGGCTATGACACTGGGAAGGTCCTCAATTTTTCTAGCACTTGTAGTTTTAGGAGTGTGGGCTTCTCAAGCCAAGTGCCGCACATTGAATGAAGTTTCCATGTCAGAGAGACATGAACAGTGGATGGCTCGCTATGGGCGCACGTACGAGAACAATGCTGAGAAGGAAAGGCGTTTTAAGATATTCAAGGACAATGTGGAGTTCATTGAGAATTTTAACAATGCTGGCAATCGGCCTTACAAGCTAAGTGTCAATGAATATGCAGACCAAACCAATGAAGAATTCCGAGCCTCTCGCAATGGATACAAAAgatcctccaattccaagtcaTCTCAAACATCGTTTAGATACGAAGATGTGAGTGCAGTTCCATCCAGCATAGATTGGAGGAAGAAAGGAGCTGTCACCCCCATCAAGGACCAGGGTCAATGTG GATGTTGCTGGGCATTTTCCGCAGTGGCAGCCACAGAAGGAATTACACAGCTGAAAACTGGGAAATTGATATCTCTTTCTGAGCAAGAATTAGTGGACTGCGACACCAGCGGTGAAGATCAAGGTTGCGAGGGGGGTCTCATGGACGACGCTTTTGAGTTTATCATTCAAAACAAAGGACTTGCCACAGAAGCAAACTATCCTTACAAAGGAGTTGATGGTACTTGTAACACCAATAAAGAGGCTTCCCATGCCGCCAAAATCACCGGCTATGAAGATGTTCCTGCAAATAGCGAGAAGGCATTGTTAAAGGCGGTGGCTAATCAACCAGTCTCTGTTGCAATCGATGCCAGTGGATCGGCCTTCCAGTTCTACTCGAGCGGGGTATTCACTGGAGAATGTGGAACAGCTCTGGATCATGGTGTGACAGCCGTTGGATATGGAAAGGCAGATGATGGAACGAAGTATTGGTTGGTGAAGAATTCATGGGGCACTTCATGGGGTGAGAATGGATACATTAGAATGCAGAGAGATGTTGATGCTAATGAAGGTCTTTGTGGCATTGCCATGGAAGCTTCCTATCCAACTGCTTGA
- the LOC125418273 gene encoding senescence-specific cysteine protease SAG39-like: MSVFQAKCRTLNEASMSERHEEWMALFGRTYKNDAEKEKRFLIFKDNVELIESFNKVGNRPYKLNINEYADQTIEEFQASRNGYKRPFSRPSTQKPSRYENVSELPSSIDWTKKGGVTPVTDQNQCGNSSINLDDVGRFLQWLRWRVLPSKQQGN, from the exons ATGTCGGTTTTTCAAGCCAAATGCCGCACCTTAAATGAAGCTTCCATGTCAGAAAGACATGAAGAATGGATGGCTCTGTTTGGACGCACGTATAAGAATGATGCGGAGAAGGAAAAACGTTTCTTGATATTCAAGGACAATGTGGAGTTAATAGAGTCTTTTAACAAGGTAGGAAATCGGCCTTACAAgctaaatatcaatgaatatgCGGACCAAACCATTGAAGAATTCCAAGCATCTCGCAATGGATACAAAAGGCCATTTAGTCGCCCATCTACTCAAAAGCCATCTAGATATGAGAATGTGAGCGAACTTCCATCCAGCATAGACTGGACAAAGAAAGGAGGTGTCACTCCAGTCACGGACCAGAATCAATGTGGTAATTCAAGTATAAATCTA GATGATGTTGGGCGTTTTCTGCAGTGGCTGCGGTGGAGGGTATTACCCAGCAAACAACAGGGAAATTGA
- the LOC107411312 gene encoding uncharacterized protein YNL011C: MAHSWLGPPALCKTPGFHCQIPLPLSSCRSPSMATSSISNLNHCHSSSNPNHSPPSQPSLLVFSGGTAFNGVVEELKNFTTRVAHVLPVSDDGGSTAEIVRVLGGPAVGDIRSRCLRLSDESTSEALAVRTLLGHRLPLDARQAKLEWYDIVEGEHSLWKGVSKPYRETIRAFLAYFQNQILRHSDESFCFSNGSIGNFFFAGARIFFQSLDAAIFLFSRVSDIPSESLVLPVISTNDRLTLGCELWDGTIIRGQNEISHPTKGSMEPVNKVNSLVPGLPSRIKRVFYMSSEGQNLLHEVFPTVNPAVLEQLSNVDCIVYAMGSLFTSICPSLVLIGIGEIISSRSCPKVLLLNGTYDRETTGFSASCFVAAITDALNRTWGNPHNCLKNLANQYINTILVPKDGEIPVDVQRLAAQGIFDVIPVNSILDPSVGVMFDPKSLIHALAALAGRYESKNVTVV, translated from the exons ATGGCGCACAGTTGGTTAGGTCCTCCAGCACTGTGTAAGACACCTGGCTTCCATTGTCAAATCCCATTGCCATTGTCTTCTTGTAGGTCTCCTTCCATGGCTACCTCTTCCATCTCTAACCTTAACCATTGCCATTCCTCTTCTAACCCTAACCACTCTCCTCCTTCTCAACCATCCTTGCTCGTCTTCTCAg GTGGCACTGCGTTCAATGGCGTTGTGGAGGAGCTCAAGAATTTCACCACACGTGTCGCTCATGTTCTTCCCGTTTCTGATGATGGAGGAAGCACGGCCGAGATTGTTCGAGTCCTTG gaGGTCCAGCTGTTGGAGATATACGGTCCAGATGTTTGAGACTGTCTGATGAGAGTACTTCTGAGGCTCTTGCCGTCCGGACATTGCTGGGTCATCGTTTACCCCTCGATGCGCGACAAGCTAAATTGGAATG GTATGATATTGTGGAAGGAGAACATTCTCTATGGAAAGGTGTATCAAAACCCTACAGAGAAACTATTAGAGCATTTTTGGCTTATTTTCAGAACCAG ATTCTCCGCCACTCTGACGAATCATTTTGCTTCAGCAATGGCAG TATTGGAAACTTCTTCTTTGCAGGAGCACGCATATTTTTTCAGTCATTAGATGCtgcaatatttttgttttcacgTGTTTCAGATATCCCCTCTGAAAGTTTGGTTCTTCCAGTGATTTCAACAAATGACAGGCTTACTTTAGGATGTGAATTATGG gATGGAACAATAATACGAGGCCAGAATGAAATTTCTCATCCAACCAAGGGATCCATGGAACCTGTCAATAAG GTGAACTCTCTAGTTCCAGGACTTCCATCAAGAATAAAGAGGGTATTCTACATGTCAAGTGAGGGCCAAAATCTGCTGCATGAG GTCTTCCCCACAGTGAACCCAGCTGTCCTGGAGCAGTTGAGTAATGTGGACTGCATTGTTTATGCCATGGGTTCACTCTTTACTTCTATCTGTCCATCATTG GTATTGATTGGCATCGGGGAGATTATTTCTTCAAGGTCCTGCCCCAAG GTACTTCTGTTGAATGGAACTTATGATCGAGAAACAACTGGCTTCTCAGCTTCTTGCTTTGTAGCTGCTATCACAGATGCATTAAATCGAACATGGGGAAATCCTCATAATTGTCTGAAAAACCTT GCCAATCAATACATAAACACCATTTTAGTACCAAAAGATGGTGAAATTCCTGTAGACGTTCAACGCTTGGCTGCTCAAGGAATCTTTGATGTG ATCCCGGTCAATTCTATACTTGACCCCAGTGTTGGTGTAATGTTTGACCCGAAGTCATTGATACATGCTCTAGCCGCTTTGGCAGGCAGATATGAGAGCAAAAATGTTACAGTGGTTTAG
- the LOC107410678 gene encoding uncharacterized protein LOC107410678 isoform X2, giving the protein MDWMANIYEKIEATFLELEEVIEKEIYELSHRQLETNIMKDVVKAVENPVSSLVPDTNDVKSKGILLLLSSTESLKGIPSGSPEETVDITEPKCLFLSGEVFPEESNTSNLLFIEPKHMDLETELGSGVKMLQSSPEECVKGIFSEETSNIVKAKRPLESDVISHKGKDTSNECHHVNLETESDNRGKTFKLSSVESVNGIHLEEPDDIVKSQCLLKSDVVFPEEKDASKEPLFNETHLVDLVTELNIESESSEMLPPASDGRVYRAFVKTGENNSDLVEAFVHVPESSDGCILEEGGDNDINQEVFLVVKSADDLKLDGSCILVDSSKVDSSAYEAEKPWSYKKKIRYVASKLRLAKKQDCCSQAKQRGDINGAMDHQQGHENSKLCQYEWEII; this is encoded by the exons ATGGACTGGATGGCAAACATATATGAGAAGATTGAAGCTACGtttttggagttggaagagGTCATAGAGAAg GAAATATATGAATTGTCTCATCGCCAGTTGGAAACAAACATTATGAAGGATGTAGTAAAGGCAGTGGAAAATCCTGTCTCATCTCTTGTACCAGACACTAATGATGTAAAGTCAAAAGGAATTCTGCTCCTGTTATCCTCCACGGAATCTCTTAAGGGCATTCCTTCTGGATCTCCAGAGGAAACTGTTGATATTACAGAACCCAAATGCCTGTTTCTGTCCGGTGAAGTCTTCCCTGAAGAAAGCAATACAAGCAATCTATTGTTCATTGAGCCCAAACATATGGATCTTGAAACAGAATTGGGTAGCGGAGTTAAGATGCTTCAGTCTTCTCCTGAGGAATGTGTTAAGGGCATTTTTTCAGAGGAAACCAGCAATATTGTTAAAGCAAAACGTCCACTTGAGTCGGATGTAATATCCCATAAAGGAAAAGATACAAGCAATGAATGCCATCATGTGAATCTTGAAACAGAATCGGATAACCGAGGAAAGACATTCAAGTTATCTTCTGTGGAATCTGTTAATGGAATTCATTTAGAGGAACCTGATGATATTGTAAAGTCACAATGTCTACTTAAGTCTGATGTAGTCTTCCCTGAAGAAAAAGATGCAAGCAAGGAACCATTATTCAATGAAACCCACCTTGTTGATCTCGTAACAGAATTGAACATTGAATCTGAGTCCTCTGAGATGTTACCCCCAGCCTCAGATGGTAGAGTGTATCGTGCTTTCGTGAAAACAGGGGAAAACAATAGTGACCTTGTAGAAGCCTTTGTTCATGTTCCAG AAAGTTCCGATGGTTGTATATTAGAAGAGGGCGGTGATAATGACATCAACCAAGAAGTCTTCCTAGTTGTTAAATCTGCTGATGATTTGAAGCTTGATGGAAGTTGTATTCTTGTAGATAGTAGTAAGGTTGACTCAAGCGCTTATGAAGCAGAGAAACCTTGGTCTTACAAG AAGAAGATTCGGTATGTTGCTTCAAAATTGAGGTTGGCAAAGAAGCAGGACTGTTGTTCCCAAGCTAAACAGCGTGGGGACATCAATGGAGCAATGGATCATCAACAAGGACATGAAAATTCTAAGTTGTGTCAATATGAATGGGAGATAATTTAG
- the LOC107410678 gene encoding uncharacterized protein LOC107410678 isoform X1, whose translation MMDISNCMDWMANIYEKIEATFLELEEVIEKEIYELSHRQLETNIMKDVVKAVENPVSSLVPDTNDVKSKGILLLLSSTESLKGIPSGSPEETVDITEPKCLFLSGEVFPEESNTSNLLFIEPKHMDLETELGSGVKMLQSSPEECVKGIFSEETSNIVKAKRPLESDVISHKGKDTSNECHHVNLETESDNRGKTFKLSSVESVNGIHLEEPDDIVKSQCLLKSDVVFPEEKDASKEPLFNETHLVDLVTELNIESESSEMLPPASDGRVYRAFVKTGENNSDLVEAFVHVPESSDGCILEEGGDNDINQEVFLVVKSADDLKLDGSCILVDSSKVDSSAYEAEKPWSYKKKIRYVASKLRLAKKQDCCSQAKQRGDINGAMDHQQGHENSKLCQYEWEII comes from the exons ATGATGGACATTTCAAATT GCATGGACTGGATGGCAAACATATATGAGAAGATTGAAGCTACGtttttggagttggaagagGTCATAGAGAAg GAAATATATGAATTGTCTCATCGCCAGTTGGAAACAAACATTATGAAGGATGTAGTAAAGGCAGTGGAAAATCCTGTCTCATCTCTTGTACCAGACACTAATGATGTAAAGTCAAAAGGAATTCTGCTCCTGTTATCCTCCACGGAATCTCTTAAGGGCATTCCTTCTGGATCTCCAGAGGAAACTGTTGATATTACAGAACCCAAATGCCTGTTTCTGTCCGGTGAAGTCTTCCCTGAAGAAAGCAATACAAGCAATCTATTGTTCATTGAGCCCAAACATATGGATCTTGAAACAGAATTGGGTAGCGGAGTTAAGATGCTTCAGTCTTCTCCTGAGGAATGTGTTAAGGGCATTTTTTCAGAGGAAACCAGCAATATTGTTAAAGCAAAACGTCCACTTGAGTCGGATGTAATATCCCATAAAGGAAAAGATACAAGCAATGAATGCCATCATGTGAATCTTGAAACAGAATCGGATAACCGAGGAAAGACATTCAAGTTATCTTCTGTGGAATCTGTTAATGGAATTCATTTAGAGGAACCTGATGATATTGTAAAGTCACAATGTCTACTTAAGTCTGATGTAGTCTTCCCTGAAGAAAAAGATGCAAGCAAGGAACCATTATTCAATGAAACCCACCTTGTTGATCTCGTAACAGAATTGAACATTGAATCTGAGTCCTCTGAGATGTTACCCCCAGCCTCAGATGGTAGAGTGTATCGTGCTTTCGTGAAAACAGGGGAAAACAATAGTGACCTTGTAGAAGCCTTTGTTCATGTTCCAG AAAGTTCCGATGGTTGTATATTAGAAGAGGGCGGTGATAATGACATCAACCAAGAAGTCTTCCTAGTTGTTAAATCTGCTGATGATTTGAAGCTTGATGGAAGTTGTATTCTTGTAGATAGTAGTAAGGTTGACTCAAGCGCTTATGAAGCAGAGAAACCTTGGTCTTACAAG AAGAAGATTCGGTATGTTGCTTCAAAATTGAGGTTGGCAAAGAAGCAGGACTGTTGTTCCCAAGCTAAACAGCGTGGGGACATCAATGGAGCAATGGATCATCAACAAGGACATGAAAATTCTAAGTTGTGTCAATATGAATGGGAGATAATTTAG